In Lycium ferocissimum isolate CSIRO_LF1 chromosome 11, AGI_CSIRO_Lferr_CH_V1, whole genome shotgun sequence, a single genomic region encodes these proteins:
- the LOC132037770 gene encoding protein NDL1-like has product MADSNSSSDSVSIDVETIYLGGKEHVVRTGCGSVSVIVYGDQEKPPLITYPDLALNHMSCFQGLFFCPEAASLLLHNFCIYHISPPGHELGAAAICPDDPVPSVDDLADQIVEVLNYFGLRSVMCMGVTAGAYILTLFAIKHRERVLGLILVSPLCKAPSWSEWFYNKVMSNLLYFYGMCGLLKDFLLYRYFSKEVRGTADVPESDIAQACRRLLDERQSINILRFLQAIDGRPDITQGLKKLQCRTLIFVGDSSPFHSEALHMTAKLDRRFSALVEVQECGSMVTEEQPHAMLIPMEYFLMGYGLYRPNQFNGSPRSPLSPSCIAPELLSPESMGLKLKPIKTRIESKVPGAQR; this is encoded by the exons ATGGCAGATTCTAATTCAAGTAGTGATTCTGTTTCCATTGATGTTGAGACCATTTATCTTGGTGGAAAG GAGCACGTCGTACGGACTGGCTGCGGCTCTGTGTCTGTTATAGTTTATGGAGACCAAGAGAAGCCGCCACTGATAACTTATCCAGATTTAGCTCTAAATC ATATGTCATGTTTCCAAGGATTGTTCTTCTGTCCAGAAGCAGCTTCATTGCTGCTTCATAACTTTTGCATTTACCACATAAGTCCTCCGGGGCATGAG TTGGGAGCTGCAGCAATTTGTCCAGATGATCCTGTACCTTCAGTCGATGATTTGGCAGATCAGATAGTTGAGGTTCTTAACTATTTTGG GCTGCGGTCAGTTATGTGTATGGGAGTAACGGCTGGTGCTTATATACTCACCTTATTCGCG ATAAAACATAGGGAGCGTGTTCTTGGTTTGATTCTTGTTTCCCCTCTATGCAAAGCACCTTCTTGGAGTGAATGGTTTTATAATAAG GTCATGTCAAATTTACTCTACTTTTATGGAATGTGTGGTCTGCTGAAAGACTTTTTACTATACCGTTACTTCAGCAAG GAGGTTCGTGGCACTGCAGATGTTCCAGAATCAGATATAGCTCAAGCATGCAGAAGA TTGCTAGATGAGAGACAGAGCATAAACATTTTACGGTTTCTGCAAGCTATTGACGG GAGACCGGATATCACACAAGGATTGAAGAAACTACAATGTCGAACCCTCATATTTGTCGGGGATAGTTCTCCTTTCCATTCCGAGGCTCTCCACATGACTGCTAAATTGGACAGAAGATTCAGTGCCTTAGTGGAG GTACAGGAATGTGGATCAATGGTGACAGAAGAACAGCCACATGCAATGTTGATACCAATGGAGTATTTCCTCATGGGATATGGACTATACAGACCTAACCAGTTCAATGGCAGCCCAAGGAGTCCACTTAGTCCATCTTGTATCGCACCCGAGCTTCTATCTCCGGAGAGCATGGGGCTAAAACTGAAACCTATCAAGACTCGGATTGAATCCAAGGTCCCCGGTGCACAACGATAA
- the LOC132037771 gene encoding uncharacterized protein LOC132037771 encodes MVSIPVESLKPQFSNNLLGQNYETALNNQIQAVLDSLHELNSEKLLSLSSNFNELIQCRVDPPFEAVWVYSSLIYRSFSFENDPLKRVAAIKDLFQFIVSCSASCYSFKSVALIAPVMYNVFKLVKGLKGFEQNGKKEKKFVREVNGLVDSILGYVNVCCESVEENNCDVSEGFVRPMRELVNVWMWDNRVEDEMRAFFPLLSDETVERVNGEGCEMGALAGCVIAEAFLLKLCLRFMEVGSRKELHDELRAWIVASITGIRNAYFFETLLTMLLEPSFPTASPLNSDDQRCLRKILYDAVVLVEYSFLKPERMGQLSAKHVKSIIMARLLVTGEAIELNRKQKDQMKAISYTNAFSGSSLPSLIIKWIRSEIGTEDKASEPSCSSPAALLGWILKIENGGIRIFDNNMSKTRAKLLLDSMPEGFEQPALKDSKKKSDTDLIFYIDNKGEEDEEEGDEKMNESASAAFVSAAHTMQSVEPEKRKRKGKDSKHKNRVKFLKYSLHENSGSKQGQSSVADSDDSSSESDVENPSTDEE; translated from the exons ATGGTTTCAATTCCTGTGGAATCCCTAAAACCTCAATTTTCCAATAATCTCCTTGGACAAAACTATGAAACTGCACTAAATAATCAAATTCAAGCAGTATTAGACTCGCTCCACGAACTAAACTCCGAAAAGTTGTTATCTTTGAGTTCAAATTTCAACGAATTAATACAATGTAGGGTTGACCCGCCTTTTGAAGCTGTATGGGTGTACTCATCTCTAATTTATCGAAGCTTCAGCTTTGAAAATGACCCTTTAAAAAGGGTTGCAGCTATAAAagatttgtttcaatttatagtTTCTTGTTCTGCTTCGTGTTATTCGTTTAAAAGCGTTGCGTTAATTGCACCTGTTATGTATAATGTGTTTAAGTTAGTAAAGGGTTTGAAAGGTTTTGAGCAGAATggtaaaaaagagaagaaatttgtGAGAGAGGTAAATGGTTTGGTTGATTCAATTCTTGGGTATGTTAATGTATGTTGTGAGAGTGTAGAGGAGAATAATTGCGATGTTTCGGAGGGATTTGTTAGGCCAATGAGGGAGTTAGTGAATGTTTGGATGTGGGATAATAGggttgaagatgaaatgagaGCTTTTTTTCCACTTTTGAGTGATGAGACTGTTGAAAGAGTTAATGGTGAAGGGTGTGAGATGGGTGCGTTGGCTGGTTGTGTGATTGCGGAGGCGTTTTTGTTGAAGTTATGCCTGAGGTTTATGGAGGTTGGTTCCAGAAAAGAATTGCATGACGAGCTGAGGGCGTGGATTGTTGCTTCCATCACTGGGATTCGGAATGCATACTTCTTCG AGACCCTTTTAACGATGCTGCTGGAGCCATCTTTCCCAACAGCCTCTCCACTG AATTCGGACGACCAGAGGTGTTTAAGAAAGATACTCTACGATGCTGTGGTACTGGTGGAATATTCTTTCTTAAAGCCTGAGCGAATGGGTCAGCTCTCTGCCAAGCACGTGAAAAGTATTATCATGGCAAGGCTGTTAGTTACTGGTGAAGCTATAGAGTTAAATAG AAAACAGAAGGACCAGATGAAAGCAATCTCTTACACAAATGCCTTTTCTGGTTCTAGTTTACCTTCTTTGATAATCAAGTGGATCAGAAGTGAGATTGGTACAGAAGACAAAGCTAGTGAACCAAGTTGTTCATCCCCTGCTGCATTATTGG GGTGGATTCTTAAGATAGAAAATGGCGGGATAAGAATCTTTGACAATAACATGTCAAAAACCCGAGCTAAATTGCTGCTAGATAGTATGCCGGAGGGCTTTGAACAACCAGCTTTGAAAGATAGCAAGAAAAAATCAGACACTGATCTTATTTTCTACATAGATAATAAGGGAGAAGAAGATGAGGAAGAAGGTGATGAAAAGATGAATGAATCTGCGAGTGCTGCCTTTGTCTCTGCTGCCCACACAATGCAGTCAGTAGAACCTGAAAAAAGAAAGCGCAAAGGAAAAGATTCAAAACACAAAAACAGGGTGAAGTTCCTCAAGTATAGCCTTCATGAAAATTCTGGTTCGAAACAAGGTCAGTCCTCAGTTGCAGATAGTGATGATTCAAGTAGCGAGAGTGATGTGGAGAACCCATCAACAGATGAGGAATGA
- the LOC132037772 gene encoding uncharacterized protein LOC132037772 — MAKFDKVALLLLLSLTVLTIWFPIVECTKKAVGVARKEDIPYIKCQVCEKLAYQLYNQVQNKQIEISPKKISEYQIIEISENVCNLKKQEADWILKIDIVEQGDRLELLEQDSEGQCNSECKTLERACQDVMDYSDTDVAEYLYNNKPDLDSLKSFLCKDLTKACSKAPPPVPKNRVPGEPFVAKSSKEAEMEKLMRSMQGMPGAPGMQMYSREDLMNQKFGDEDVDDDDDDEGDFPSKLGKVMKEKESKKNDWKQRITKGIQDTSETLKNHANRVSYRMRKWWGAKKAQWKKSSKTGKGEL, encoded by the exons ATGGCGAAATTTGATAAGGTTGCATTGTTATTGCTGTTATCATTAACGGTGTTAACAATATGGTTTCCGATTGTTGAATGTACAAAGAAAGCAGTAGGGGTAGCTAGAAAAGAAGACATTCCCTATATAAAATGTCAGGTGTGTGAGAAACTGGCATATCAGCTATACAATCAAGTTCAGAACAAACAAATTGAGATCTCACCAAAGAAG ATCTCGGAGTATCAGATAATAGAGATTTCAGAGAATGTATGTAATTTAAAGAAGCAGGAAGCTGATTGGATCCTTAAAATTGATATAGTTGAACAAGGAGATAGGTTGGAG CTGCTTGAACAAGACTCTGAAGGACAATGTAATTCGGAATGCAAAACATTAGAGCGTGCTTGTCAAGAT GTCATGGACTATTCTGATACGGATGTGGCAGAATATTTATACAACAACAAACCAGATCTTGATtctttgaaaagttttctttGCAAGGATTTGACCAAAGCTTGTAGTAAGGCACCACCTCCAGTTCCTAAG AATAGAGTCCCAGGAGAACCTTTTGTTGCCAAGTCCTCAAAAGAGGCTGAAATGGAAAAGCTAATGCGATCCATGCAG GGTATGCCTGGAGCCCCCGGTATGCAAATGTATTCCAGGGAAGATTTGATGAACCAAAAGTTCGGTGATGAAGATGTTGAtgacgacgatgatgatgaagGGGACTTCCCCTCAAAGCTG GGAAAGgttatgaaagaaaaagaaagtaagaagaATGATTGGAAGCAACGGATCACAAAAGGAATTCAGGATACAAGTGAGACTCTGAAGAACCACGCTAACAGAGTATCCTACAGGATGAGAAAGTGGTGGGGAGCGAAGAAAGCACAATGGAAGAAGAGTTCTAAAACCGGTAAAGGAGAGCTATAA